The region CCCATGATTTCAACATAGTATTTTCTAGATTTATTAATATCTAAAACGTTGATATCAACGTGCCCAATTCTCATAATTTTGCTCATTTTTTCCCCTTTTAATAAAATTAGTTTTTTTGCCCAAGAAAATAGGCTTGTTTACCTGACTTACTTGTCATAACTTTTGGTAAAAATTCAATCTCCATATCACTTAGAGAATAAACCCGACATGCTAAGAAAATATTATCCCATTCATCTTTTATAGATATATGTTTTCTATTCATCTTTGCAGTTCTAAATTCTCCTTTGTGTACTTTGATTCTACACAACCCACACGCACCATTATGGCAAGCTTTTGGGACCAAATCTTCACAAACGTACAAACCATCCATCAAATTTTTGTTATCAAAACATTTTTGAACTTGGTTTTTATTTTTAACAAGAATTTCGTGTTTCAAAAACAATCCTTTTTTTGATTTAAAAAGCTTCCACTTTTTAACTTTTAAAACTTTACTTTAAAAAATTCGCAGAATAATCGCAAAATTTGAAAATTTGAAAATTATTGAAAATTATTTACTTAGAACTTTCTTCTAACTTTTCAATTAATGTTTTAACTGAACTAACTGATTTAGAAAACTCACTTTTTTCAATATCATTTAACTCTTTTTCAATAATTGTTTCAGCACCATTTTTACCTAAAACAACAGGAACACCAATCACAACATCTTTATGACCATACTCTCCATCTAACTTCATAGCACATGGAAAAATTTCTTTTTTATCTTTCAAAATAGCCTCCACCATTAATGCTGTAGAATTGGCAGGAGCATAATAAGCAGAACCTGTCTGCAATAGTTTAACTATCTCTATACCACCATTCTTTGTTTTTTCTACAATCTCAGATATCTCTTTATCATTTAAAAAATCTTTTAGTGGTTTGTCATCTACAGTAGTTGAATTTATAAGTGGAATCATTTCATCTCCATGACCACCTAAAACCAATGTTTTTATATTTTTAGGGCCTACTTTTTCTTTTATAAAATGACACAGCCTTGAAGTATCAAGGACTCCAGCCATTCCAAGAATTTTATTTCTTTTCCATTTCGAAGCTTTTAATGCCCAGTAAACCATTGCATCAAGAGGGTTAGATACAATTATGATAATTGCATTTTCATTGTATTTAATAACATTTTTTACAATAGAAGTCATGATTTTTGCATTTGTAAATAGTAAATCATCTCTACTCATGTTAGGTTTTCTAGGAATACCTGCAGTGATCACAACGATATCGCAATCACAAAAATCTTCATCATTTGAAATAGCTTTTACTATTGTTTTTGAATTAATACAACTTACTGCTTGAGAGATATCTAATGCCATAGCTTGCGTAAAGTTATCTCTAATATCTTTTAATAAAATACAATCACACAAGTTTTTCATAACAAGTGTAAATGCTAAAGTTGAACCAACATTTCCAACACCAACTATACCTACTTTTTTTTTCTTCAATCTAAATTCCTTCAATCTAAATTCTTTTAAGTATATAAGAAAATATTCGCGAAATAATCGCTTCATTTAATTAAAAATTTTTTATATGTTATAATTTTTATTGAGGTGGGGAAATGATAGATGTAAGAAAAAAGATTTTTGATTTAAAAAGAATAGCAAGTAAATTTTCTTTAATTTATGTGGTTATTGGAGTAGTTGGATTAATCTCTTTAGATAGTTTAGTTAGTGCATACTCTATTAACAAAAATTTAGAAGTTCAAAGCCCATTTATTTATGGTGTTTTCTTTATAGTATTTACTGGAATAATACTTTATTTAATGATAAGTCACATGCAAAATGTTATAAAAAATATTGATAAAGCATATAAGGAACTAAAGAAAAAAGAGAAAGATAGATTAGCCCCTTACGAATTTGCTCTTGATCATTCTGTTGATGCTATTCACTGGTTTACTTTAGATGGAAAATATATTTATGTAAATGAGGCTACATGTAAAATGGATGGTTATTCAAAAGAAGAATTTGAAGAATTATATTTAGAGGATATTGACCCAAATTTTACAAGAGAAACTGCAATTACTTGTATGAAAGATATAGAAAAAACGCCAAATTGGAGGTTAGAATCAATCCATAAAAGAAAAGATGGGTCAACCTATCCTGTGGAGGTTTCAGGTCATGCTTTTACTTACAATGGCAAAAAATATATTTGTGCTTTTGCTAGAGATATGACAAAAAGAATTGAAAGTAGAAAAAAAATCACAAATATGAATGAAGAGTTACAAAAATCTGTAAAAGAAAAAGAGATTTTATTAAAAGAGATTCACCATAGGGTTAAAAACAATATGGAAATAATTTCATCACTTCTTAATATGCAAGCAAACAAATCTGATGATTTGAAATTTAAAGAAGCAATGAAAGAGAGTAGAAGTAAAATTCATGCAATGGCGCTTGTTCATGAATTTTTATATCTTGGTGAAAATCTAGCTTATATAAATGTAAATGAATATATCGAAAGATTGATTGATGATATTACTGAATTATATGAATTTAGTAATACACAAATAGATTATGACTTAAATATTGACAAATTAGAGTTTTCTATAAATAGATGTATACAAGTTGGAATGCTTTTACATGAACTTTGTGTAAATGCATTTAAATACGCTTTTAGTGAAGAAAAAAGAAATCTCTTATGTGTACATATGAAACTTGTTGAAGATGAAATTCATATGAAAATCAGAGATAATGGAGAAGGATTAAAAGATTTAACAAAGTTAGATAAAGCAGATTCAATTGGTATGCAACTTATCCATTCTATTGTTGATTTTCAATTACATGGAACAATTAACTTTAAAAACAATAATGGTCTTGAATGTGATATTATCTTTCCACAAAAGGAGGTTAAGTAATGAGTAAAACAAAAATTTTAATAATAGAAGATGAACCAATAATTGCCTTAAACCTAAAACAAGTATTGACTGAACTTGGGTATGAACCTTGTGGCATTTCAAATAATAGATGCAATACAATAAAACTTTTAGAAGAAAAAATCAAACCTGACTTGGTTCTTATGGATATCTATTTGCAAGGTCCAACTACAGGAATAGAATTAGCAAAAGAATTAAGAAAAAATCAACTTCCAGATGTACCTGTAATTTTTTTAACTGCTAATTCAGAACTTGCTACAATTAAAGAAGCCTCTGAATCTTTTGCATATGGATATTTAATTAAACCATATAAAAAAAGTCATCTGCAAGCAGCAATAGAGGTTGCCTTAAAAAAGGCAGAAGAGGATAATAAAAATAAGTTTGATTTAAATGCAGTTAAAAATGTAAATAGAACTTTGGAACACAAATTGTCCCTTGATATTGAAACTAAATCTAGAACTATAAAACTAAAATATGGTTATCTTTTTGATAAAGAGAAAGAGGTTTTATATTTCGGGGATGAGCCTGTAAAACTAACTTCAAAAGAGATAAAAATCATAAAAGTTCTATGCCAAACACCAGGACAAAATGTTTCTCAAGAGCAATTAGAATATGCGATTTGGCAAGATGAACCAGCTGGATATGCTGCTTTTAGATCACTTCTATTTAGACTTAGAAATAAAATTCACAAAGATTTAATAATAAATCAAAACAATACAGGATACAAAATAGAGTTACTTTAAATACAGTAAAAGATAGTCAAATCAAAGTCAATGTTTAGATATTAATGTAGAAAAAGAAACTACAAAACAATAAAATATTTTAGCCTTATTTTGATATTTGAAAAATCATTATTCTCTACATTAAAGAATAAATCATCTTAATACTTAAAATTAAAGGTAGAACTGCAAACAGCTTTTTCATCAAATCAATATTAATCTTATGTACCAATGAAACACCAATTGGTGCAGTTAAAAAACTAGCAACAGATACACAAACAAATGCAACTAAATTTACATACCCTATTGAATAAGTATCAAAAGAGCTTGTACCATATCCATTTACAATATATCCTAATGTCCCAGATATAGCAATTGGTACACCAATAGCTGATGAGGTTGCAATAGCTTTTCTTATATCAATATTTTGCATAACTAAATAAGGAACACTTAAAATCCCTCCACCAATAGAAACAAGTGAAGACAAAGCACCTATTATACTACCTGACAAAACTTGTGTTTTTTTAGAGAAAATTTTATATTCAGCTTTTGGTTTTTTACCAATAAACATCTGGATTGCAGAATAAAACATAAATATCCCAAAGATTATAGATAGATAAAAGGAGTCTAATTGTGAAGCTATAAAAGTAGCTAAAAAAGTACCTATTAATATACCTGGAACCATAAGTTTTACAATACTCCACTCTATTGCTTTTTTCTTTTGTTGAGCTCGCACACTAGAAAGAGAAGTTATGATTATAATAGACATAGATGTTCCAAGTGC is a window of Halarcobacter sp. DNA encoding:
- a CDS encoding 2Fe-2S iron-sulfur cluster binding domain-containing protein codes for the protein MKHEILVKNKNQVQKCFDNKNLMDGLYVCEDLVPKACHNGACGLCRIKVHKGEFRTAKMNRKHISIKDEWDNIFLACRVYSLSDMEIEFLPKVMTSKSGKQAYFLGQKN
- a CDS encoding malate dehydrogenase yields the protein MKKKKVGIVGVGNVGSTLAFTLVMKNLCDCILLKDIRDNFTQAMALDISQAVSCINSKTIVKAISNDEDFCDCDIVVITAGIPRKPNMSRDDLLFTNAKIMTSIVKNVIKYNENAIIIIVSNPLDAMVYWALKASKWKRNKILGMAGVLDTSRLCHFIKEKVGPKNIKTLVLGGHGDEMIPLINSTTVDDKPLKDFLNDKEISEIVEKTKNGGIEIVKLLQTGSAYYAPANSTALMVEAILKDKKEIFPCAMKLDGEYGHKDVVIGVPVVLGKNGAETIIEKELNDIEKSEFSKSVSSVKTLIEKLEESSK
- a CDS encoding histidine kinase dimerization/phosphoacceptor domain -containing protein, encoding MIDVRKKIFDLKRIASKFSLIYVVIGVVGLISLDSLVSAYSINKNLEVQSPFIYGVFFIVFTGIILYLMISHMQNVIKNIDKAYKELKKKEKDRLAPYEFALDHSVDAIHWFTLDGKYIYVNEATCKMDGYSKEEFEELYLEDIDPNFTRETAITCMKDIEKTPNWRLESIHKRKDGSTYPVEVSGHAFTYNGKKYICAFARDMTKRIESRKKITNMNEELQKSVKEKEILLKEIHHRVKNNMEIISSLLNMQANKSDDLKFKEAMKESRSKIHAMALVHEFLYLGENLAYINVNEYIERLIDDITELYEFSNTQIDYDLNIDKLEFSINRCIQVGMLLHELCVNAFKYAFSEEKRNLLCVHMKLVEDEIHMKIRDNGEGLKDLTKLDKADSIGMQLIHSIVDFQLHGTINFKNNNGLECDIIFPQKEVK
- a CDS encoding response regulator; amino-acid sequence: MSKTKILIIEDEPIIALNLKQVLTELGYEPCGISNNRCNTIKLLEEKIKPDLVLMDIYLQGPTTGIELAKELRKNQLPDVPVIFLTANSELATIKEASESFAYGYLIKPYKKSHLQAAIEVALKKAEEDNKNKFDLNAVKNVNRTLEHKLSLDIETKSRTIKLKYGYLFDKEKEVLYFGDEPVKLTSKEIKIIKVLCQTPGQNVSQEQLEYAIWQDEPAGYAAFRSLLFRLRNKIHKDLIINQNNTGYKIELL
- a CDS encoding sulfite exporter TauE/SafE family protein, which gives rise to MFEIETLIYFLLLGGFVGIISGLFGIGGGGIIVPVLSSIFLSKGIDSTIVVHLALGTSMSIIIITSLSSVRAQQKKKAIEWSIVKLMVPGILIGTFLATFIASQLDSFYLSIIFGIFMFYSAIQMFIGKKPKAEYKIFSKKTQVLSGSIIGALSSLVSIGGGILSVPYLVMQNIDIRKAIATSSAIGVPIAISGTLGYIVNGYGTSSFDTYSIGYVNLVAFVCVSVASFLTAPIGVSLVHKINIDLMKKLFAVLPLILSIKMIYSLM